A single window of Vibrio sp. SCSIO 43137 DNA harbors:
- the udp gene encoding uridine phosphorylase, translating to MSQPVFHLGITEADLKGATVAIIPGDPDRVPKIANEMENPVQLASHREYNVYLAELDGKSIVVCSTGIGGPSTSIAVEELAQCGVKTFLRVGTTGAIQENVNVGDMIVTTGSVRLDGASLHFAPMEFPAVADFQVATAMKEAVEEVGAPVHMGVTASSDTFYPGQERYDTFSGRVVKRFQGSMQEWQDMGVLNFEMESATLLTMCASSGLKAGCVAGVIINRTQKEIPDHATLKETEARSIKVVIEAARKMI from the coding sequence ATGTCTCAACCAGTTTTTCACCTAGGTATTACTGAAGCCGATCTTAAAGGCGCAACGGTAGCAATCATTCCTGGCGACCCGGATCGTGTGCCAAAAATTGCAAACGAAATGGAAAACCCTGTTCAACTGGCAAGCCATCGTGAGTACAACGTATATCTTGCAGAGCTAGACGGCAAATCTATCGTTGTTTGTTCAACTGGTATTGGTGGCCCGTCTACATCTATCGCAGTAGAAGAGCTGGCTCAGTGTGGTGTTAAAACCTTCCTGCGTGTTGGTACTACTGGTGCAATTCAGGAGAATGTGAACGTAGGTGACATGATTGTTACTACTGGTTCTGTTCGTCTTGATGGTGCGAGCCTGCACTTTGCTCCTATGGAGTTCCCTGCCGTTGCTGATTTCCAAGTAGCGACTGCTATGAAAGAAGCTGTTGAAGAAGTTGGTGCACCAGTTCATATGGGTGTTACAGCATCTAGTGACACTTTCTACCCGGGTCAGGAGCGTTATGACACTTTCTCTGGCCGCGTTGTTAAGCGTTTCCAGGGCTCTATGCAAGAGTGGCAGGACATGGGTGTTCTTAACTTCGAAATGGAATCTGCAACTCTGCTGACCATGTGTGCAAGTTCTGGTCTGAAAGCGGGTTGTGTTGCTGGTGTTATTATCAACCGTACTCAGAAAGAGATCCCGGACCATGCGACTCTGAAAGAGACAGAAGCTCGTTCAATCAAGGTTGTAATTGAAGCTGCGCGCAAAATGATCTAA